Genomic segment of Notolabrus celidotus isolate fNotCel1 chromosome 1, fNotCel1.pri, whole genome shotgun sequence:
CTTACACAGAAACATAAATACTGCATAAACAAGGTCAATAcagctaaaacactaaaccatTAAAGTGGTGTGGaaataaacataaatcaaaAATGTGTGTCTTTAGACAACTCAAGTGTCTCTGTTGCCAAATTTAAAGCTACTTAAAGGAACTTTAGGAGTTGTGTAGTTTTTGGGGAGTCACTAACAAAGTGAGGCCATTTCTGtatttgctgatattttctgcCAAAAAAGTCTCATCTATTTTTACTTATAATGTGTATCGTGCAACTCATGGTGAATCTTTGGCATGGAAAAAATTTAAAGAGCTGTTTTATCAGCATGTGATTAATCTTATCATTTGGCACCTACTCCGCCACAGAGTTTACAGGCATATCAAATAGCTGTAGGCCCATATAGATAACCTGTTAATCTGGTTATGAAGGGTCTTGCTTGCTATATCGGCCAGattgaggcatcagtattaatttcagtcagcTAAAACGTCAtataggagctttaatcagCATGCAGACCTGATACTGTGATGCCCACTTCTTAAAGTGGAGGGAGAATAGAGTGGGTGCAAACACACCCGTACTTTAATTCAATCAATAATGCAGAAAGACTTTAATTAAGCTGCTAGTGAGagattatttatcttaattatttccTAGAGGGTGAACCCTATTCATGCTGAAAGCGTTTCATTTattgaaggaaagaaaagcaaGAAAAACACACCTCAGCATCCTCTGAATGCACGCAGCCTGTCTACAAACCCTTTGAGTGGCTGCTGAGtaagaaaagcaaaaaaaaaaagggaaagaagagAAGTGATACTGGAGGACCCTGCAGCTGCACACTGCGGGTCACATGTAGGTTTTTGTGTGGCGTTGAGAGTCCTCAGCCAAAGAGGGCAGCACCGGAGATAAGAGGGAGCGCAAGTCAAAACAAAAGAATatctgagagaaagagaggagggagctaAATTTAGCtcgtctttctctctgtgtaacAGCtggggaggggaagagaggcGACTGCGCTGAATGCTGATCAAGATGCTCTTTAAGTTCATGAATGAAGCATGTGCAGCTTTAATTCACTTGTTATCCTGCTGGCCTTGGATTTTAACAGCTGGAGTTGATAAATGTGTCATATTttgaagtaaaatgaaatacataatCCAAAATGTTTCCTCTATAGATCCTATAAtactctgtttttatatttgctCCTGCTGTGGTTACATTCTTATGCCCGTCCAGCAGACGCTCCCCCTCAGATGTTATATTTAGGTGTGGAGTAAAGGTTAGACCCTAATCAACTTTTATGTGAATATTATCACAAGTTATTGCTTTGCAGTTCAGCCAGAAACCCACAGCCGTAACACATTTGTGAGGCAGTTAATTTCTCCTATTGAAAGGCCTGCTGCCTGTTTTACTGCCGATCATTACTTCTACTAATGTTTTGACGTGCTGGTTGTAATCTCTGTTTGTTACTGTGCTGTgaataaaatcagacatgagTGTGTGAAAATATTCAGCAGCATTTTGTTCCTGTTTATTCCAGAGTGGGTGACAGGAACGTCCACATGCAGCCCATAAACTGATGGCTCGTGTGTCTTGGACTGCAGGCTGTGCAAACACAGCTCAGTAGATGTCATTATAATAGCTTGAATAGAAACACAATAAAGGGATTAACATACCACATCATTTTAGAAAGTAAAAAACATAGTTGTTCTGAAGAAAGACAGATGTGTGCTGACAGCACTCCTTAAATACACTCCCTTTCACCTGGACAGGTGAGTTCATGTCCACGTGAAACCGAAACACAACTCATGTGTTATTTAAATCAGTCAAATGATCTTTTCCGAAACCTAACCGAGCaaaccttcgtatcttaaagagctcataatgCTCTATcccccctctagaacactacgctcccaacatgcaggcctgctcctcATATCTAGTCTCTAAATAATATCGCAGGttgaaccttcagttatcaggcccctctcctttggaatcatctaccagtcagggtccgggaggcagacaccctctctacttttaggaGTCGACTTTAAACTTTTCTGTATTATAAATCTTATAGCTGGAGCTGGTTAAGGTTTAGACCAGCTCCTAgtgatgctgctataggcttagactgccgggggaacttaCACATTGGGATCTCCCCCCCGGCCTCTCTTTCCTTatgactttaactcttcctgtcccattaaagttactgtcatagactgtataaaatatggacgtagtatccgtgacgtcacccatctgtttctgaagcactgctttgaggccaatcgtcggcagcagccatattgctgctgtcgagcgattgtgacgtaaagaggcaggctttgagcctcctagccaacagctacagtgttctcgcctgtcaatcaagtcagctgtgcctctcattggaagactcataatctaaatatcttcaaaattgccgcgttagaaaaaaattcccctcctgttcagtgtgtgtcgttcgagaaatgagctatccagactacacttgttttttgtaccaggctgtaaacatgtttatttctgctgtaaagatcggcttttttgaattggtgtgtatgtggtttccggtgtttctgcagccagcctcaagcggatccacgatgaactgcagtttttagcacttctgcattggactaatatttttagactggaggttgccacttggttactATCcaaagacctttctggagtccctgagctcccttgtcccgtaggttcctctggatctctgccgtagacagcctgctgctgtggacgtgccagactccaggtgctacaactactactatcagtctcaccactatctctctcttcatctccctctatccctctctccagcatGGTCTCAGCgggtgtgtctaacatgagtctggtcctgctggaggtttctgcctgttaaaggaagtttgtccttgccactgtaacttgctaaatgctgcaaagtgctctgctcatggtggattaagatgagatcagacggagtcctgtctgtaagatgggactggatcttatcctgtcttgatgttgggtctttgttaataatataacgtAGGGTACGGTCTAGATtcactctgtttgtaaagagtcttcagataacatttgttgtgatttggcgcaatataaataaagattgattgatttgaactGACCCAACAGTAGTGGCttcacaaaacagaacaaagttgTCAAAGTTTGATTCGATTATGGCATCAGAAATACTTTGTTTGGTCCAGGAGAAGATCAGGGTTTGGGTTTGTATTCAAATCTGTTGTTCGGAGGAGCATGTGCAGCACTTGAGTCAAAGGAACAATAgtttattaaaacaaacatcatagTGATGAAAAACTCTTTGAGAAAACAGACACCACCCCTGTTTGTAACATCATGTTTTTAGAGAGTCAGGGGATGTCAAAAGTTATGCTTAGCGAGATGTTTATCTTGACTATGGCAGTGCTCTTGGTCCAAGCTGCCGGCGTCACAAAATCAAGAGTGCAGCCTTCTAATTGACAATACTTGGGCTTTAGTTTTGCAGGCCTGCAGGTAGAGATGCACCATAtcatatcaatatttttattcCTCACACCAAATTCCAGCCTTTGGGTAACGATCATTGAGCcttgactttattttgaaaatcttttttcccccaaaacagtatttcaaaacaaaagactTAAGTGACAAACTTACACGAATGATAAAATCTAGAAATGTGAACTTCTTGCTGAAATAtcccaaaaataataaatggattATCAGAGCATCAGTGGATAGTTTTCTTCTGGAGATCTATCAGATAAATGTAATGCTGTGGATTCATTTCTTCTGGGTCCTGTGAATACTGCAGCCAGCTAAAACCCCTGATTTCCCAGTATGCATTACAGACCACCAGGAAAGCTTTCACCGCCTGCACTGCGGTGGTGTAAAGTGTAAAGCAGAGTAAGATGATCCCTTCGGCTGCATTAGCTGAGCTGATTGAGTTGTGTTTGATTGGATTGGCGCCGTAGACGGATCATTCTGGAAGGAATTAGAGATGTCCGGGCTGATAACCAGGGGTGGTTTGAtctctctcatcctctttctctctgtcaagGTCTGTGCATCTTtgtcctctctcactctctgcgtTTTATCTTGTCACCTGCTGCACAGAGATATCTCTGCCTGAGTTTATTATTGAGGCAGGAACCATTAGATTGCTCGGAGTGTCTGCCCTTTGACTCCTCTTAAATCAGCTGCTCTGGTTGTTTAAGTGACGCCAAACCAGACCAGCCAATATGAGGATTCTGGGACTGAGACATACGCTGATGTTGGAGGTGAAAAAGTTTCCTTCCAACAGTATGGCAGCAGAGAGAATGATTTTCTGTTGCATTAATAATCTGCATTTATCTTGCATCAATATAGAGACTCAGGCTTTCACTGTCATTGAACTCTACACTgctgaaaacattcaaatatacTGACAAAAGGAGAACAAACTGCATGAAGAAGAAACGTTTCTAAAAAGTTTCAGAGCTTAGATAACCAGCTGAATGTGGTGCTACAGTATTAATCTGTTGCATGTTTCTTCTTGTGCTTTATTGCACAGTTGTGATTTGTTCTGTTGGTGACTGTGATGATGGGAGGAGAGCAGAGCcatgagagggaggagagagaggagaagactgagcaacaacaggaatctgCAAACACAGATGGCTCGGGGTCTGCGTCTGCTGAAGGTAGAAAGACATATAAGAGAATTCCCCTATTCATCCTATTTCTAGAAGTTAACTAAGGGTTCATAATCTCTAATGTCACTTTCCCTTTATGAAAACTCTGTCCTGTGTTTCTCTAAAAGAGAGATTTTCCATTTAACCATCTGAGATAGTTATAGTTATAGTTGAATAACTGCTAAAGGCTGAGTAGTGAGAAGaagaggtggaggtgggttCAGTAACTGTATCTATGTTGATTTCACAACAACACGTTTAGGGATGTTTTCACATTCAAAACAGACTAAGAGAAAAATATGACAGACGCCTGAGCGAGCAGTAAAGAGTACAGAGCAGCAATACTCTGCTCAACGTGGCAGGAAAAAGTCATCTCAAAGTCATGATCAACAGATTTGGTTGTTTGCTTTAGGATAAATATGGTGACCCTTTCATGAAGGGAACATTTTGAGTTGATCAAGACTAACTAACTCCTAGTTAAGGCCACAGGTACCAGGAGCATTTTCAGAGATCTGGCCTTCCCAGGTCAATAACTCATCAGCATAGCATTGTTTTCACCAACACCTCTTTTTAGCCATATTGAGTAACGTCCAAAGTCCACCAGATCtggtccagtccgtctccgatccgtcactgctccagatctgatacgtttctattctagtcaatgtgttaacttccactggatccgctccgttgcattccggctgcgtctctgatccggtaggtcggagccctccggatcagataatcaagacttctatttttgccggatgctggagcacgacacatcaatctcaacagagcagatcgagcgggacaggaagtcaggcaccaaaacaaaatgaaaacatccggttaatttgtgagatcttgcaaaagtttctCCGGATGGACTGAGAAACTTTCTCAGGATTTAGAGGTACTACAGGAGTACATAGAGTTTGTGTTCTTTTACTCCAGTAGGAGTTTTGAATGCTTGAACAGTTTTTGAATAGTTTTGCATACTGTAGGTAAAGAGCCTGAAGCTTTCTTTTCAGTCCTTTATAAAGGGAGGCATCCACTGAGAATCTGTTGTCCTATTAGGATACTAGTGTCTAGTATAGGCCCAGTATTTGCCCTCTAAGATGTCATTTTATGAGCACAGAGTTCATTTCAGAGATCATCCTGAACCCTTCCTGATCTCAGAAGTAAACCTCACAGAATCTGTCACTGCACACATAGTGTTCATGCAAATTTCTGCATTTTGATCATACATTTTACCCCCACAGACACACCAGGAGAGCTCCCCCAGTGCCAGATGGGAAACAGGAGAGTGGACAATATGTGTTTCATGATCTCATGCACCAACTGGTACTAAAATGAACTGAGTttaagagaaaagaagaagctggagtGACTTCTGTGCCCGATGCCGCACTTCATGAACTCAAAATCCAAAAAGATGCCATCAGGAAGGTCCAACATGCCTGGGTCTACTTTGGAAAAGACTTCCTGAGAGTGGTTTGAAGATGAGCAGGGACCTTCTTTAATGCTGGCTGTTTTACAGAGTGAAGATGAAAAAAGAGGAGCCTAGTATTCCCTAGTATTCTGAATTTCCTGAGGGAACCTTCccaaaggattaataaagtatctatctatctatctatctatctatctatctatctatctatctatctatctatctatctatctatctatctatctatctatctatctatctatctatctatctatctatctatctatctatctacttTCACACTAAAGACTGTTGGTTCAGTTTAACAACTATAGGCTAAAGAGAATACAGACTGTAAGTATGTCCTAAGTATTAAACCACATCCCATAAATGCTCCTCCCTATGAAACCCtgttaaaatatttgaatatgtttttgttttccctctcttAACAGGATGAACctgttttaaatgtctcttaTGCTCTTACCACACCAGTATATCTGAGTCATGAGGTATTCTCCTCCTAAGAAACTATCAGAGACCAACAGCTGACAGTCTTGACTCTTAAGCAAAGAATAaccctttaaaaaaactgaaacaggaGGCAATGAGGCAATGAGAGTCTCTTCAAGAATTGATGTCATAGACATAGGTATCAGATATTTTAATGCTTATATGcttcctttaaaacaaaaaaaaaggaaccaaTTCAGAGAAATGGGGAATTAAAAATGGTGTGctgttgtgttattattttttgttgttgaataaAGCGTTCCTTAACTCTGGTGTGTGAAAAAGGTCCACATTCTTTGAGTGATCAGCTTATTCTCTACCTTCtcgaaataaaaatatgaatataagcTATAGACTGTGCagaacatggacatagtctctgtgatgAATTGACAAGCTAACCAACCAACCTAAGTTTCCAATAAAATAGACACAGGCAAAGATACGGAGGCCCTGAAGGTCAACTGCACAGACACATCATGaatgtaacaaaaaaaacatttcactgaatGTCACAAACATTTCATCAGACGCATACATATTTCATAAAATAGGAAACGCATTTTCACAAAAATCCtttcaccaaaaacaaaaccattacacaaaaaaagtatttcataaaatgcaaaaaaagttttttggGTATTGCAGAAAGGTTTCATAACACTCGAAATTAAAAAGCGAAATAACTGCATTTAATGCAAACATTTCCACACAAAGTAAAGCTTTGTCATGAAAGGCAATGAAtttcaaaaaatgcaaaaatatttggagtgcaattttttttttacaagctaCAAAAACCTTTTGTAAAAGGAATTAACGTCTAACAAACCCAATAATGTGGAATGGAAcgcaaaaacatttcacaaaacacaaaagtattaaattaaaaaagaaaacacttcatGGACTGGGATATcgaaaaatacaactttatttgtaaaatgaaaaccaacttttgaaattcaaaaacagtcaggaacaaaaacatttcatgaaatgtgaaatcacaaaagattttgtaaaagaaaaatttAATGAAGTACAAATTATTTTATGTAACGCAAAAACATTATCCTAATTTTGACGTTTCATTAGGAacatttttgctgtaaaaatgtttctcatccacacactcatacacaggttttttttttaacctcataTTTATATCCAcattattattcattaaaatttgttttgagtgtgtgtcagtttgGTATTTTTGATTTGTGATATTTGACAATAATTTAGGTGGAGTCTTTGAATAAGCCTCTGAGTGTCCTGTATTGCCCGCTCTGTGTATTATCAATCTATGTGTTAATTTTTAttcatgaaaatataaatatataaaaaataaaaatacccaaatattttatttaaaatataaacattccCTTCTCAAAACAATaaagcaaaaatatattttatggaATACAAAACCAAAAGACATTTCATGGAACGCAAaagaacatttcacaaaacaagaAGTATTTTTAATAGATGTTTTTGGGTTTTctgatggtttttttttcaatttgcaaAATGTTATCTAGCATGATAtaatattgttttctttttatgtttctgcATTTTATGCAAACTGTACTATGAATCTACATATCCAGCAATGAATGAGTCATTTGTATTGAGACACACCCCTTTCTCGTGGATGATTAACAACACTAGCCAGAGGCGGTTTCATAAAGCTCCACACCTTTCCTGACTCACCTGAGACAAAccagaaacagagacacagactaCAACATAAGAGGATGAGATTCACTCTGAGCCAAACAGTTTCCCTCGGTGAGATCAGCTACAGGAGAAAAACAGTGGAGAACTACAACACTACAGCCTCAGCCCACAGGCTCCTCAAACACTGAAGGTGAGTTTGAAAAATACAGGAGTACAACTGAAAGTGAAGGTTGGAGTGCTTTGACTGGATTGACTTACagtctgctgtgttttcagCTTTACTCAGAGACTGAATGGCTTCCAGATTTGCGGAAGAGCTCAGCTGTCCGGTCTGTCATGACATCTTCAGAGAACCTGTCCTTCTGTCGTGCACCCACAGCTTCTGTAAAGGCTGTCTGCAGACCTGGTGGAGACGGAAACAAACACTTGAATGTCCAGTTTGTATGACAGTTTCTTCAAAGGCATTTCCACCTATAAATCGAGTCCTTAAGAATCTGTGTGAGGCCTACTTGTTGGAGAGAGATCAGACTCCTTCAGGAGATATCTGCAGTCTGCACTCTGAGAGACTCAAACTCTTCTGTCTGGACCATCAACAGCcggtgtgtgtcatctgcagagATTCAGAACAACATACTGACCACACATTCAGACCCATCAATGAAGCGGCAGAACAACACAAGAAGAAACTTCAAGAAACTCTGGAGCTATTGAAGGAAAAGTTAAAATTTTTTAAACAAGCTAAAGTGAGGTTTGATCAAACTGCAGAACACATTCAGGACCAGGCTAGATGCACGGAGAAGCAGATTAAGAGGCAGTTTAAGATGCTCCGCAAGTTTctgaaaaaagaagaggaggccaGACTGTCTgctctgagggaggaagaggagcagaagagtcagaggatgaaggagaggatggaggctCTGAGCAGAGAGATAGCAGCTCTTTCAGACTCAGTCAGAGCCACAGAGGACGAGCTGAGAGCTGGAGATGTCTCATTCCTGAAAAACTACAAGGCTGCAGTGGAAAGAGCCcagcagcgccccctgctggaggaCCCACAGCTGCACTCAGGAGCTCTGATAGATGTGGCCAAACACCTGGGCAACCTGAGCTTCAACATCTGGAACAAGATCAAGGACGTGGTCTCCTACAGTCCTGTGATTCTGGATCCAAACACTGCTCATCCAAACCTCATTGTGTCTGTAAAGCTGAACAGTGTGAGTATAGGTGAGATTCAGATGCTCCCTCTTAATCCAGAGAGGTTTGATTGTCTTGTCTCTGTCCTGGGCTCTGAGAGTTTTGACTCAGGGACTCACAGCTGGAATGTCCATGTGGGAGACAGTACAGGATGGACTCTGGGTGTGATTGCAGAATCTTTCAAAATGAAGGGAAATAATCAAACCAGACACTGGAGATTAGGGTTTGGCGCAGGTCACTACTCAATAAGATCATCACCGAATCCACCCACCGTTATTGCAGTGCAAAAGAAGCTCCAAAGGATCAGAGTTAACCTGGACTGTGACAGAagaactctgtctttctctgatcctgatgatgacacacacatatacgccTTTACAAACATTTTCACTATGAAACTGTTTCCATTCATTAACACTGTGGATGGACTAAAGTTATTACCTTCAAAGGTCAGTGTGAATGTGCAACCAAGCAGTTAGAGATGAAGATGTAAAATCTGTCATGTGGTTCTCTTTAAACCTCCTGaggttttttgtctttttaccaTTACTATTGTTTTACTGATACTGCCTCATTGGAACACATGGACTTTAAGTAAAGATGGACAATAAACTGCCACTTATTGGTCATTGCAGTCCTTTGCTTTAAGAGATATGCATAAACCCTGTGTTcgacacaagcggcaacctccggtctcaaaatatgaagcccatgcggaagtgttataaactgcaattcctcgagcatccgcttgaggctggctgcagaaacaccggaaatcacgtcaacaccaattcaaagaagacgataattgcagcaataataaacatgtttacagccaggttcAAAAGACGGcttggctcttcgtagctaatttctctatcagcacacactaaacttttttttctaatgtgacggttcagaagatattaagattacgagtttttgcccaaataagggcatgactgacttgactcccggtcgggaacacatagctgttggctaagaggctcaaagcccgcccctCTACGTCACACCCagggggtgcatctcaaagctctaaacgtccatcctcgcgtctcttcctcgcgtctcttcctcgcgtcttagtcccacccaccagagatgcgaggaaatgaaaccagaggagagaggagagaggagatttgtatttagagaaatgagacgtcctctcctccggagcgtcacgtgaagcgacgtcggtttgtgatgacggctttaacagctgtttgtgtctgcacacatgttcactgtaataactctgataaatataaacaataacagagctctgtctctgtgtttacatgttaacacacacctgcacatgaagagaatctgctctctgtttattctgtcctaa
This window contains:
- the LOC117817326 gene encoding nuclear factor 7, brain-like isoform X1, with translation MASRFAEELSCPVCHDIFREPVLLSCTHSFCKGCLQTWWRRKQTLECPVCMTVSSKAFPPINRVLKNLCEAYLLERDQTPSGDICSLHSERLKLFCLDHQQPVCVICRDSEQHTDHTFRPINEAAEQHKKKLQETLELLKEKLKFFKQAKVRFDQTAEHIQDQARCTEKQIKRQFKMLRKFLKKEEEARLSALREEEEQKSQRMKERMEALSREIAALSDSVRATEDELRAGDVSFLKNYKAAVERAQQRPLLEDPQLHSGALIDVAKHLGNLSFNIWNKIKDVVSYSPVILDPNTAHPNLIVSVKLNSVSIGEIQMLPLNPERFDCLVSVLGSESFDSGTHSWNVHVGDSTGWTLGVIAESFKMKGNNQTRHWRLGFGAGHYSIRSSPNPPTVIAVQKKLQRIRVNLDCDRRTLSFSDPDDDTHIYAFTNIFTMKLFPFINTVDGLKLLPSKVSVNVQPSS
- the LOC117817326 gene encoding nuclear factor 7, brain-like isoform X2, with product MTVSSKAFPPINRVLKNLCEAYLLERDQTPSGDICSLHSERLKLFCLDHQQPVCVICRDSEQHTDHTFRPINEAAEQHKKKLQETLELLKEKLKFFKQAKVRFDQTAEHIQDQARCTEKQIKRQFKMLRKFLKKEEEARLSALREEEEQKSQRMKERMEALSREIAALSDSVRATEDELRAGDVSFLKNYKAAVERAQQRPLLEDPQLHSGALIDVAKHLGNLSFNIWNKIKDVVSYSPVILDPNTAHPNLIVSVKLNSVSIGEIQMLPLNPERFDCLVSVLGSESFDSGTHSWNVHVGDSTGWTLGVIAESFKMKGNNQTRHWRLGFGAGHYSIRSSPNPPTVIAVQKKLQRIRVNLDCDRRTLSFSDPDDDTHIYAFTNIFTMKLFPFINTVDGLKLLPSKVSVNVQPSS